One Roseomonas sp. OT10 DNA window includes the following coding sequences:
- a CDS encoding amino acid ABC transporter substrate-binding protein, translated as MRPLRLAFLGAVGALALGAGLGGAQAQQPAAQGPAATLDAIRARGTLICGVNTGLAGFAQPDSQGAWKGFDVDFCRAVAAAILGDASKVRYVPTTAQNRFTALQSGEVDLLSRNTTWTMSRDTSLGFDFGAITFFDGQGFMVKKALGVNSAKELNGATICVQPGTTTEQNLTDWARSNNVQFTPVVIERLEELVSAYVAGRCDAYTTDVSGLAATRSAQPTPADHVILPEVISKEPLGPAYRHGDQRFGDIVHWVHYAMLTAEELGIDSKNIDRMANDPRPDVQRLVGKTGDLGQMVTLQPNWAVNVIKQVGNYAEVFERHLTPIGIQRGPNAQWTKGGLQYAPPLR; from the coding sequence ATGCGGCCATTGCGTCTAGCCTTTCTGGGAGCGGTCGGGGCCCTCGCCCTGGGTGCCGGCCTCGGCGGCGCCCAGGCCCAGCAGCCGGCAGCCCAGGGCCCGGCGGCGACACTGGATGCCATCCGCGCGCGCGGCACGCTGATCTGCGGCGTGAACACGGGCCTCGCCGGCTTCGCCCAGCCGGACAGCCAGGGGGCCTGGAAGGGCTTCGACGTGGATTTCTGCCGCGCCGTCGCCGCCGCCATCCTGGGCGACGCCAGCAAGGTCCGCTACGTGCCCACCACGGCGCAGAACCGCTTCACCGCGCTGCAGTCGGGCGAGGTCGACCTGCTGTCGCGCAACACCACCTGGACCATGTCGCGCGACACCAGCCTGGGCTTCGACTTCGGCGCCATCACCTTCTTCGACGGCCAGGGCTTCATGGTGAAGAAGGCCCTGGGCGTGAACAGCGCCAAGGAGCTGAACGGCGCCACCATCTGCGTCCAGCCCGGCACCACGACCGAGCAGAACCTGACGGACTGGGCGCGCTCCAACAACGTGCAGTTCACCCCGGTGGTGATCGAGCGGCTGGAGGAGCTGGTCAGCGCCTATGTCGCCGGCCGCTGCGACGCCTACACCACCGACGTCTCCGGCCTCGCCGCCACCCGCTCGGCGCAGCCGACGCCGGCTGACCACGTGATCCTGCCCGAGGTCATCAGCAAGGAGCCGCTGGGCCCGGCCTACCGCCACGGCGACCAGCGCTTCGGGGACATCGTCCACTGGGTCCACTACGCCATGCTGACGGCGGAGGAGCTGGGGATCGACAGCAAGAACATCGACCGCATGGCGAACGACCCGCGGCCGGACGTGCAGCGCCTGGTCGGCAAGACCGGCGACCTGGGCCAGATGGTGACGCTGCAGCCGAACTGGGCGGTGAACGTCATCAAGCAGGTCGGCAACTACGCCGAGGTGTTCGAGCGCCACCTGACCCCGATCGGCATCCAGCGCGGCCCGAACGCGCAGTGGACCAAGGGCGGCCTGCAATACGCGCCGCCGCTGCGCTGA
- a CDS encoding ornithine cyclodeaminase family protein codes for MRILDAAEVRARLPWPALIGALEAMFRQGCEAPLRHHHGLGPSGAGQASLLLMPAWQAGGFTGVKLVHVVPANATAGLPAVHAVYLLSEAATGRPLAVLDGGELTDRRTAATSVLAARHLARPDSRRLLLLGSGRIAHALAGCYRSAFPIEEIAVWSRRPESAARLVAALAAEGHPARAAATPDPAGADIVAAATLSAEPLVRGAAVGPGTHVDLVGAFRPDMRESDGALLARARLVVDTHAGALAEAGDIRQAMAEGAIGRGDVAAELAELCRGEKPGREDARQVTVFKSVGWAGEDLAAAALAYGAAAEAP; via the coding sequence ATGCGGATCCTGGATGCGGCGGAGGTGCGGGCCCGCCTGCCCTGGCCGGCGCTGATCGGCGCGCTGGAGGCCATGTTCCGCCAGGGCTGCGAGGCGCCGCTGCGCCACCACCACGGGCTGGGCCCCTCCGGCGCGGGGCAGGCCTCGCTGCTGCTGATGCCCGCCTGGCAGGCAGGTGGCTTCACCGGGGTCAAGCTGGTGCATGTCGTTCCAGCCAACGCAACCGCGGGCCTGCCGGCGGTGCACGCCGTCTACCTGCTGTCGGAGGCCGCGACCGGCCGGCCGCTGGCCGTCCTCGACGGCGGCGAGTTGACGGACCGGCGCACGGCGGCGACCAGCGTGCTGGCCGCCCGCCACCTCGCCCGCCCGGACAGCCGGCGCCTGCTGTTGCTGGGCAGCGGCCGCATCGCCCATGCCCTGGCCGGCTGCTACCGCAGCGCCTTCCCGATCGAGGAGATCGCCGTCTGGTCGCGCCGGCCGGAGAGCGCGGCGCGGCTGGTCGCGGCGCTGGCGGCGGAAGGGCACCCGGCCCGCGCCGCCGCCACGCCCGACCCCGCCGGGGCGGACATCGTGGCCGCCGCCACGCTGTCGGCCGAGCCGCTGGTGCGCGGGGCGGCGGTGGGGCCGGGGACGCATGTGGACCTGGTCGGCGCCTTCCGCCCGGACATGCGGGAAAGCGACGGGGCGCTGCTGGCCCGGGCGCGGCTGGTGGTGGACACCCATGCCGGGGCGCTGGCGGAGGCGGGGGACATCCGGCAGGCCATGGCGGAGGGGGCCATCGGGCGCGGGGACGTGGCGGCGGAGCTGGCGGAGCTGTGCCGGGGGGAGAAGCCGGGGCGGGAGGACGCGCGGCAGGTGACGGTGTTCAAGTCGGTGGGCTGGGCGGGTGAGGATCTGGCGGCGGCGGCGCTGGCCTATGGGGCGGCCGCCGAAGCACCCTGA
- a CDS encoding PQQ-dependent sugar dehydrogenase, giving the protein MIVEHGPDEDRATGSPVADTLSGGGGSDILGGEGGDDLLYGFGAADLAPDSGVIDVHRLALNFASPVYAASPPGQPDLLYIVEQHTGRIVILDTATEARLATPFLDLPDAGLAAGGEQGLLGLAFDPGYAANGRFYVYLTNAAGAVEIREYTRSAANPAQADPASARLILTFDHPGSQHYGGWMDFGPDGHLYIATGDGGFPGRVEDTSQDPDSLLGKMLRIDPRSDGFPEDAGRNYAIPEGNAFPSGDGAPEVWALGLRNPWRNSFDTRTGDLYIADVGEDRIEEINHVPAGSAGGLNFGWRVKEGSIGPDDPAYTDPTLEYQHGTGPLNGASVTGGHVYHGPGGAQGLYLFADFSANHLWATRIVDGAPQFFRNLDQDLRIDAGRFSSIVSFAQSGDGGLYAMGVDGKFLRLRFSEAAGDGNDTLDGGAGNDRLYGGSGDDSLLGGTGDDQLAGGLGNDALDGGAGNDTARFSGTLAQHAVRYDAASGRLVVSDSRAGPHDGTDSLAGIERLAFDDQTVDASSYLPTTFSIAALSAARAEGNGGSSPFTFVVTRQGATDAAATVRFGMTGGTADGADFAGGVLPSGTVAFAAGQDTVLVTVAVAGDGEVEGDETFTLALSAPSTGSIDPLRATAGGTIRNDDAAAGAYVRGTAGADLLDYAGSAGRVQIAGLEGNDTLRGGSGSDAFNGAVGDDVIAGGAGNDAITGGLGADRVSGGAGSDTFNIGRGDIAATGATDLIVDFQGAGAAGGDVIRFTGFAAGSTLALVGTSGNALVYEVQDLAGLSEGRLLVSASGVPGPALAAGDYVFA; this is encoded by the coding sequence ATGATCGTGGAACACGGCCCGGATGAGGACCGGGCCACCGGCTCGCCCGTGGCGGACACCCTCTCCGGCGGCGGAGGCTCGGACATCCTGGGCGGGGAGGGGGGCGACGACCTCCTCTACGGCTTCGGCGCCGCCGACCTCGCCCCGGATTCGGGCGTCATCGACGTCCACCGCCTGGCGCTCAACTTCGCCAGCCCCGTCTACGCCGCCTCCCCGCCCGGCCAGCCAGACCTTCTCTACATCGTCGAGCAGCACACCGGCCGGATCGTCATCCTCGACACCGCCACGGAAGCCAGGCTGGCGACGCCCTTCCTGGACCTGCCGGATGCCGGCCTCGCGGCCGGCGGGGAGCAGGGCCTGCTCGGCCTCGCCTTCGACCCCGGCTATGCCGCCAACGGCAGGTTCTACGTCTACCTGACGAACGCGGCCGGCGCGGTGGAGATCCGCGAATACACCCGCTCCGCGGCGAACCCCGCCCAGGCCGATCCCGCCTCCGCGCGCCTCATCCTCACCTTCGATCACCCGGGCAGCCAGCATTACGGCGGCTGGATGGATTTCGGCCCGGATGGCCACCTCTACATCGCCACCGGCGATGGCGGCTTCCCGGGGCGCGTCGAGGACACCTCGCAGGACCCGGACTCGCTGCTCGGCAAGATGCTGCGGATCGACCCGCGCTCGGACGGCTTCCCCGAGGATGCGGGCCGCAACTACGCCATCCCCGAGGGCAATGCCTTCCCCTCCGGCGACGGGGCGCCGGAGGTATGGGCGCTCGGCCTGCGCAACCCCTGGCGCAACAGCTTCGACACGCGGACGGGCGACCTCTACATCGCCGATGTGGGCGAGGACAGGATCGAGGAGATCAACCATGTCCCGGCCGGCAGCGCCGGCGGCCTGAACTTCGGATGGAGGGTCAAGGAAGGCTCGATCGGCCCGGACGACCCGGCCTATACGGACCCGACCCTGGAGTACCAGCACGGCACGGGCCCGCTCAACGGCGCCTCGGTCACCGGCGGCCACGTGTATCATGGGCCCGGCGGCGCCCAGGGCCTCTACCTCTTCGCCGACTTCTCGGCCAACCATCTCTGGGCCACCCGCATCGTCGACGGCGCGCCGCAGTTCTTCCGCAACCTGGACCAGGACCTGCGCATCGACGCGGGGCGGTTCAGCTCCATCGTCTCCTTCGCCCAGAGCGGCGATGGCGGGCTCTACGCCATGGGCGTCGACGGCAAGTTCCTGCGCCTGCGCTTCTCGGAGGCCGCGGGCGACGGGAACGACACCCTCGACGGCGGAGCCGGGAACGACCGGCTGTACGGCGGCAGCGGCGACGACAGCCTTCTGGGCGGCACCGGGGACGACCAGCTGGCGGGCGGCCTGGGGAACGACGCGCTGGACGGCGGCGCGGGGAACGACACGGCCCGCTTCTCCGGCACCCTCGCCCAGCACGCGGTCCGGTACGACGCGGCCAGCGGCCGCCTCGTCGTCTCGGACAGCCGCGCCGGGCCCCATGACGGCACCGATAGCCTGGCGGGGATCGAGCGCCTCGCCTTCGACGACCAGACGGTGGATGCGTCGAGCTACCTGCCGACGACCTTCTCGATCGCCGCCCTCTCCGCCGCCCGGGCGGAAGGGAATGGCGGCAGTTCCCCCTTCACCTTCGTGGTGACCCGCCAGGGCGCGACCGACGCCGCGGCGACCGTGCGCTTCGGCATGACCGGCGGCACGGCGGACGGGGCTGATTTCGCCGGCGGTGTCCTCCCCTCCGGCACGGTCGCCTTCGCCGCCGGCCAGGACACCGTCCTGGTCACGGTCGCCGTGGCGGGAGATGGGGAGGTCGAGGGCGACGAGACCTTCACGCTCGCCCTGTCCGCGCCCAGCACCGGCAGCATCGACCCGCTGCGCGCGACGGCCGGTGGCACGATCCGCAACGACGACGCCGCGGCGGGCGCCTATGTGCGGGGCACCGCCGGCGCCGACCTGCTGGACTACGCGGGCTCGGCCGGCCGGGTGCAGATCGCCGGGCTGGAAGGCAACGACACCCTGCGCGGCGGCAGCGGAAGCGACGCGTTCAACGGCGCCGTGGGGGACGACGTCATCGCCGGCGGTGCGGGCAACGACGCCATCACGGGCGGCCTCGGCGCCGACCGCGTCAGCGGTGGGGCGGGGAGCGACACCTTCAACATCGGCCGGGGTGACATCGCCGCGACGGGCGCGACGGACCTGATCGTCGACTTCCAGGGCGCGGGCGCGGCGGGGGGCGACGTGATCCGCTTCACCGGCTTCGCCGCGGGCTCGACCCTGGCGCTCGTCGGAACCTCCGGCAATGCGCTGGTCTACGAGGTGCAGGACCTGGCCGGCCTGTCCGAGGGACGGCTGCTGGTGAGCGCCAGCGGCGTGCCGGGTCCCGCGCTCGCCGCGGGCGACTACGTCTTCGCCTGA
- a CDS encoding transglycosylase domain-containing protein, whose translation MRRPPAPAATQAPPAARRPAGAAARSAPKHAPRPARLGRWLRRLLLLGIWGTLALAGMFLLLVWDLPPPERALAATRRPSLVLEATGGQTIATSGDLYGDTLRLRDMPRTLPAALMAIEDRRFLSHPGLDPIGLARAAWTNLRSGRVVQGGSTLTQQLAKNLFLSPDRSFRRKAQELVMALWLERRFSKTELLEIYLNRVYLGAGAYGVDAAARQYFGVSARQVTLWQAAMLAGLPKAPSRLNPRANPDGAVHRAREVLDAMVEVGAIPSTQAQAEAERITLSARRSRGSGWFADWVQDDLSERFPGADDLVLRTTLDLRMQGVAEAKLAALLAGPGAAARVGEGAVVILDAPTGAVRAMVGGGDYRTSQFNRVTDAHRQPGSAFKPFVLLAALESGMSLSDTVSDAPLSLGGWSPGNGGWRERGAITLEEMMAHSVNTAAVRTLLRGGGVRAATAVARRLGLAGALPDDATLALGTGQTTLLELATAYAAFANGGLRVEPFGLAALREGRSLRSLPAPAPARAIQGDDAQSVRRALEAVVARGTGRAAAVAGRGVGGKTGTTQDSRDAWFIGFSGRLVIGVWLGNDDATPMDDVRGGTLPARLFHDILAELPR comes from the coding sequence ATGCGCCGCCCCCCTGCCCCCGCCGCGACCCAGGCGCCGCCCGCGGCCCGACGGCCGGCCGGCGCCGCGGCCCGGTCCGCCCCGAAGCACGCCCCCCGGCCCGCACGGCTGGGGCGCTGGCTGCGCCGGCTGCTGCTGCTGGGGATCTGGGGCACGCTCGCCCTGGCCGGGATGTTCCTCCTGCTGGTCTGGGACCTGCCGCCGCCGGAGCGGGCGCTCGCCGCCACGCGCCGCCCGTCCCTGGTGCTGGAGGCCACGGGCGGGCAGACCATTGCCACCAGCGGCGACCTCTACGGCGACACGCTGCGGCTGCGCGACATGCCGCGCACCCTGCCCGCCGCGCTGATGGCGATCGAGGACCGGCGCTTCCTCTCGCATCCCGGGCTGGACCCGATCGGGCTGGCGCGGGCGGCCTGGACCAACCTGCGCTCCGGCCGGGTGGTGCAGGGCGGCTCGACGCTCACGCAGCAGCTCGCCAAGAACCTGTTCCTGTCCCCGGACCGCTCCTTCCGGCGCAAGGCACAGGAGCTGGTGATGGCGCTGTGGCTGGAGCGTCGCTTCAGCAAGACGGAGCTGCTGGAGATCTACCTGAACCGCGTCTACCTCGGCGCCGGCGCCTATGGGGTGGACGCGGCGGCGCGGCAGTATTTCGGCGTCTCCGCCCGGCAGGTGACGCTGTGGCAGGCGGCGATGCTGGCCGGGCTGCCCAAGGCGCCGTCGCGCCTCAACCCGCGCGCCAACCCGGACGGGGCGGTCCACCGCGCGCGGGAGGTGCTGGACGCCATGGTCGAGGTCGGGGCGATCCCCTCCACCCAGGCCCAGGCCGAGGCGGAGCGCATCACCCTGTCCGCGCGCCGCTCGCGCGGCTCCGGCTGGTTCGCCGACTGGGTGCAGGACGACCTGTCGGAGCGCTTCCCCGGCGCCGACGACCTGGTGCTGCGCACCACGCTCGACCTGCGGATGCAGGGGGTGGCGGAGGCGAAGCTCGCCGCGCTGCTCGCCGGGCCGGGGGCGGCGGCGCGGGTGGGCGAGGGCGCGGTCGTGATCCTCGACGCCCCCACCGGCGCGGTGCGGGCGATGGTCGGCGGCGGCGACTACCGCACCAGCCAGTTCAACCGCGTCACCGACGCCCACCGCCAGCCCGGATCGGCCTTCAAGCCCTTCGTCCTGCTCGCCGCGCTGGAATCGGGGATGTCGCTCTCCGACACCGTCTCCGACGCGCCGCTGAGCCTGGGCGGCTGGTCGCCGGGCAATGGCGGCTGGCGGGAGCGCGGGGCGATCACGCTGGAGGAGATGATGGCCCACAGCGTCAACACCGCCGCCGTCCGCACCCTGCTGCGCGGCGGCGGGGTGCGCGCCGCCACCGCCGTGGCCCGCCGGCTGGGGCTGGCCGGTGCCCTGCCGGACGACGCCACTCTGGCGCTGGGCACGGGGCAGACGACGCTGCTGGAGCTGGCGACGGCCTATGCCGCCTTCGCCAATGGCGGCCTGCGGGTGGAGCCCTTCGGGCTGGCCGCGCTGCGGGAGGGGCGGAGCCTGCGCTCCCTGCCGGCACCGGCGCCGGCCCGGGCGATCCAGGGCGACGACGCCCAGTCCGTGCGCCGGGCGCTGGAGGCGGTGGTGGCGCGCGGCACGGGCCGTGCCGCCGCCGTGGCGGGGCGCGGGGTGGGCGGCAAGACCGGCACCACCCAGGATTCGCGCGACGCCTGGTTCATCGGCTTCTCCGGCCGGTTGGTGATCGGCGTCTGGCTGGGCAACGACGACGCCACCCCGATGGACGACGTGCGCGGCGGCACCCTGCCCGCCCGGCTGTTCCACGACATCCTGGCGGAGCTGCCGCGATGA
- a CDS encoding mechanosensitive ion channel family protein, which produces MFDDALGRLQALGAAAVALVPGLLMGLLVFGLGMLLVRGVRAAVTRAAALREASAGSAAVLGRIAGGVATLVVFLVSASIAFPSVSAADLFNLLGIGGVAIGFAFRDVLQNLLAGVLILLTRPFRIGDQIRQGSLEGTVEDIWVRATVLRTYDNRRILIPNASLFTDKIEVITAYERRRLHFPLTIGNADDIARARQVVVEALRGTPGVLADPPPEALVTGLGSAGVDMAARFWIDPPRRREAVDALDGAIEAVKDALTEAGIDLPYPTSQVLFHDQTEETDGDRARQREGWPARGRPVPRSRWQVRQEEERPRPAPARDPGAPEPRR; this is translated from the coding sequence ATGTTCGACGATGCGCTGGGCCGCCTCCAGGCCCTCGGGGCCGCCGCCGTGGCCCTGGTGCCGGGCCTGCTGATGGGGCTCCTGGTCTTCGGGCTGGGGATGCTCCTGGTACGGGGCGTGCGGGCGGCGGTCACGCGCGCCGCCGCGCTGCGCGAGGCCTCGGCCGGCTCGGCCGCCGTGCTCGGCCGCATCGCCGGCGGGGTGGCGACGCTGGTGGTGTTCCTGGTCTCCGCCTCGATCGCCTTTCCCTCCGTCTCGGCGGCCGACCTGTTCAACCTGCTGGGAATCGGCGGCGTGGCCATCGGCTTCGCCTTCCGCGACGTGCTGCAGAACCTCCTCGCCGGCGTGCTGATCCTGCTGACCCGCCCCTTCCGCATCGGCGACCAGATCCGCCAGGGCAGCCTGGAGGGCACGGTCGAGGACATCTGGGTCCGCGCCACGGTGCTGCGCACCTACGACAACCGCCGCATCCTGATCCCCAACGCCTCGCTCTTCACCGACAAGATCGAGGTCATCACCGCCTATGAGCGGCGGCGGCTGCACTTCCCGCTGACCATCGGCAATGCGGACGACATCGCCCGGGCGCGCCAGGTGGTGGTGGAGGCGCTGCGGGGCACGCCCGGCGTCCTGGCCGACCCGCCGCCCGAGGCGCTGGTGACCGGGCTGGGCAGCGCCGGGGTGGACATGGCGGCGCGTTTCTGGATCGACCCGCCGCGGCGGCGGGAGGCGGTGGACGCGCTGGACGGGGCCATCGAGGCGGTGAAGGACGCGCTGACCGAGGCGGGGATCGACCTGCCCTATCCCACCTCGCAAGTCCTGTTCCACGACCAGACGGAGGAGACGGACGGCGACCGCGCCCGGCAGCGCGAGGGCTGGCCCGCCAGGGGGCGCCCCGTCCCCCGCTCCCGCTGGCAGGTCCGGCAGGAGGAGGAGCGGCCGCGGCCCGCCCCCGCGCGGGACCCCGGCGCACCGGAACCGCGCCGGTGA
- a CDS encoding DUF2254 domain-containing protein produces MRGRLTGWLEALGDLFWLRPAFLVVLGVALGEALVWAERAGFTESWVSGGWIYAGGEAGARALLSAVASSAIGVAGTVFSITVAALSLASGQMGPRLLRNFTRDPGNQIVLGTFLGTFACALVLLRTVRSVEEVAFVPHLGVTAALALALLCVAALVWFVHHVANSINVDTVIALVHAELAGAIATLEEGRDAPTGEAPEAARAGAAPRPGPDAEGARGRVLRFAGGGYLRALDDAALADWAAGQGARLRLDVRPGDYLLPGAAFGTLSPPDADAGAAEAAFAAAASLGERQAAAQDLEFAVRQLVEVAVRALSPGINDPFTAVAVLDRLGASLCTLAGRRLPDPVLRRDGRAVLSRHVTDYDGLCDTMFHMIRQSAGGSATVLIRLVEILRQVEGVETDPRRHAALRRHVALALATGRATVEDAAGLADLEARAAGEGLRGRQAAT; encoded by the coding sequence GTGAGGGGCCGCCTGACCGGCTGGCTGGAAGCGCTGGGCGACCTGTTCTGGCTCCGCCCCGCCTTCCTCGTGGTGCTGGGCGTGGCGCTGGGCGAGGCCCTGGTCTGGGCGGAGCGCGCCGGCTTCACGGAGAGCTGGGTCAGCGGCGGCTGGATCTATGCCGGCGGAGAGGCGGGCGCGCGGGCGCTGCTGAGCGCCGTCGCCTCCTCGGCCATCGGCGTCGCCGGCACGGTGTTCTCCATCACCGTGGCCGCGCTTTCGCTCGCCTCGGGGCAGATGGGGCCGCGCCTGCTGCGCAACTTCACCCGCGACCCCGGCAACCAGATCGTGCTGGGCACCTTCCTCGGCACCTTCGCCTGCGCCCTGGTGCTGCTGCGCACCGTCCGCTCGGTGGAGGAGGTGGCCTTCGTGCCGCATCTGGGCGTCACCGCGGCGCTCGCCCTGGCGCTGCTCTGCGTCGCCGCCCTCGTCTGGTTCGTCCACCACGTCGCCAACAGCATCAACGTCGACACGGTGATCGCCCTGGTCCATGCCGAGCTGGCCGGGGCCATCGCGACGCTGGAGGAGGGCCGCGACGCGCCCACCGGGGAGGCGCCCGAGGCTGCCCGGGCCGGCGCCGCGCCCCGGCCCGGCCCGGACGCGGAGGGCGCCCGGGGGCGGGTCCTGCGCTTCGCCGGCGGCGGCTACCTGCGCGCGCTGGACGACGCGGCGCTGGCCGACTGGGCGGCCGGACAGGGCGCGCGGCTGCGGCTGGACGTGCGCCCGGGCGACTACTTGCTGCCGGGCGCCGCCTTCGGCACGCTCTCCCCGCCGGATGCGGATGCCGGTGCCGCGGAGGCCGCCTTCGCCGCGGCCGCCAGCCTGGGCGAGCGGCAGGCCGCCGCGCAGGACCTGGAGTTCGCCGTGCGCCAGCTCGTCGAGGTGGCGGTGCGCGCCCTGTCGCCCGGCATCAACGACCCCTTCACCGCCGTGGCGGTGCTGGACCGGCTGGGCGCGTCGCTCTGCACCCTCGCCGGCCGCCGCCTGCCCGATCCCGTGCTGCGCCGCGATGGCCGGGCGGTGCTGTCGCGCCATGTCACCGACTATGACGGGCTGTGCGACACCATGTTCCACATGATCCGCCAGAGCGCCGGCGGCTCGGCCACGGTGCTGATCCGGCTGGTGGAGATCCTGCGCCAGGTGGAGGGGGTGGAGACGGACCCCCGCCGCCACGCCGCCCTGCGCCGCCACGTCGCCCTCGCCCTGGCCACGGGGCGCGCGACGGTGGAGGACGCAGCCGGGCTGGCCGACCTGGAGGCGCGCGCGGCCGGGGAGGGCCTCCGCGGGCGTCAGGCGGCGACGTAG
- a CDS encoding TetR/AcrR family transcriptional regulator, with protein MQDGAATATPRGDRAPGPRASRTHDPERTRQGILAVATEEFARGGLSGARIDEITARTRTSKGVIYYHFGSKEGLYQAVLEAEYRRIRTQESQLGLNRLAPLDALRALVGFTFDFNHRNETFVRLVAMENVQQGAFLGDLTAIRQLSTAMVEEIRGFYGRGVAQGVFRPGIDPLELHWQISALCFFAVSNRPTFSRLFGLDPGDAAAQARRREGVLEMVERYVAA; from the coding sequence ATGCAGGACGGCGCCGCGACCGCCACGCCACGCGGGGACCGCGCACCGGGACCCCGGGCGTCGCGGACCCATGATCCGGAGCGGACCCGCCAGGGCATCCTGGCGGTCGCCACGGAGGAGTTCGCGCGCGGCGGGCTGTCGGGGGCGCGGATCGACGAGATCACCGCCCGGACCCGCACCAGCAAGGGCGTGATCTACTATCATTTCGGCAGCAAGGAGGGCCTCTACCAGGCCGTGCTGGAGGCTGAGTACCGGCGCATCCGGACGCAGGAGAGCCAGCTCGGCCTCAACCGCCTCGCGCCGCTCGACGCGCTGCGCGCGCTGGTCGGCTTCACCTTCGACTTCAACCACCGCAACGAGACCTTCGTGCGGCTGGTGGCGATGGAGAACGTCCAGCAGGGCGCCTTCCTCGGCGACCTGACCGCCATCCGCCAGCTCAGCACGGCGATGGTCGAGGAGATCCGCGGCTTCTACGGCCGCGGCGTCGCCCAAGGCGTGTTCCGGCCGGGCATCGACCCGCTGGAACTGCACTGGCAGATCAGCGCGCTGTGCTTCTTTGCCGTCTCCAACCGCCCCACCTTCTCCCGCCTCTTCGGGCTCGACCCGGGGGATGCGGCGGCCCAGGCCCGGCGCCGCGAGGGCGTGCTGGAGATGGTGGAGCGCTACGTCGCCGCCTGA
- a CDS encoding MFS transporter, which translates to MDVAGTAPLGATEAHAGPSPRKAAIAAWIGSALEYYDFFIYGSAAALVFGKIFFPADNPALGTLLSFGTFGVAYVARPLGSFVMGHIGDKFGRKAVLMLTLFGMGACTFLIGLLPTYHQIGVWAPILLVLLRVCQGLAVSGEQSGATSMTVEHAPENRRAFFSSFTLAGTQGGLILATAVFLPISTLSDEALLSWGWRIPFLFSVAVMAVAWWIRRSLPETPAFEAEQEHHAVPVAPLKLLARHYVPDVMKVVFAALTSVISTLATVYALSYGVATVGLPRSAMLWMQILANVVALGAIPAWALLADRIGRKPVFVIGAAGSAILIWPFIWSITQANLPMVFLFGILMSGVIYSAYSGSAFAMFSEQFGTKVRLSGMAIGTQFGFALGGFAPTIAAALAGPNLGNWVPVAVFGSAAAGLAALSALSMRETYQVPLDRLGRPEAG; encoded by the coding sequence ATGGACGTTGCCGGTACCGCGCCGCTCGGCGCCACGGAGGCCCATGCAGGGCCATCGCCGCGAAAGGCGGCCATCGCCGCCTGGATCGGCAGCGCGCTGGAATATTATGACTTCTTCATCTACGGCAGCGCCGCGGCACTGGTCTTCGGCAAGATCTTCTTCCCGGCGGACAACCCCGCCCTGGGGACGCTGCTCTCCTTCGGCACCTTCGGCGTGGCCTATGTCGCCCGGCCGCTGGGCTCGTTCGTGATGGGGCACATCGGCGACAAGTTCGGCCGCAAGGCCGTGCTGATGCTGACCCTGTTCGGGATGGGCGCCTGCACCTTCCTGATCGGCCTGCTGCCCACCTATCACCAGATCGGCGTCTGGGCCCCCATCCTGCTGGTGCTGCTGCGCGTCTGCCAGGGCCTCGCCGTCTCGGGCGAGCAGTCCGGGGCGACCTCGATGACCGTCGAGCACGCGCCGGAGAACCGGCGGGCCTTCTTCAGCAGCTTCACCCTGGCCGGCACCCAGGGCGGGCTGATCCTGGCCACCGCCGTCTTCCTGCCGATCTCCACCCTGTCGGACGAGGCGCTGCTGAGCTGGGGCTGGCGGATTCCCTTCCTGTTCAGCGTGGCGGTGATGGCCGTGGCCTGGTGGATCCGGCGCAGCCTGCCCGAGACCCCCGCCTTCGAGGCGGAGCAGGAGCACCACGCGGTGCCCGTCGCCCCGCTGAAGCTGCTGGCGCGCCACTACGTGCCCGACGTGATGAAGGTGGTCTTCGCCGCGCTGACCTCCGTCATCAGCACGCTGGCCACCGTCTATGCGCTGAGCTACGGCGTCGCGACCGTCGGCCTGCCGCGCTCGGCGATGCTGTGGATGCAGATCCTGGCCAACGTCGTGGCGCTGGGCGCCATCCCCGCCTGGGCGCTGCTGGCCGACCGGATCGGGCGCAAGCCGGTCTTCGTCATCGGCGCGGCGGGCAGCGCCATCCTGATCTGGCCCTTCATCTGGTCGATCACCCAGGCCAACCTGCCGATGGTCTTCCTGTTCGGCATCCTGATGTCCGGCGTGATCTACAGCGCCTACAGCGGCTCCGCTTTCGCGATGTTCAGCGAGCAGTTCGGCACCAAGGTCCGCCTGTCCGGCATGGCCATCGGCACCCAGTTCGGCTTCGCCCTGGGCGGCTTCGCGCCAACCATCGCCGCGGCGCTGGCCGGGCCGAACCTGGGCAACTGGGTCCCGGTGGCGGTCTTCGGCAGCGCGGCCGCGGGACTGGCGGCGCTGTCCGCCTTGAGCATGCGCGAGACCTACCAGGTGCCGCTGGACCGGCTGGGGCGGCCGGAGGCGGGCTGA